In one Culex quinquefasciatus strain JHB chromosome 2, VPISU_Cqui_1.0_pri_paternal, whole genome shotgun sequence genomic region, the following are encoded:
- the LOC6036994 gene encoding LOW QUALITY PROTEIN: lipase 1 (The sequence of the model RefSeq protein was modified relative to this genomic sequence to represent the inferred CDS: inserted 1 base in 1 codon), with the protein MVCTSSVDFTIQGPNRSLAFSPAXRGFDVWMGNNRGTTFSKWHRSLSADSKRFWRFSFHELGLYDLAAMVDYVLGVTGSDRLQFVGLSQAAATFLALTSLRPEYNERFAGVHLVAPVAFLHHTTSSLRVLTSYLDLVSEISHDLRGYELLGRGFDGSPMDAVAIAVKSGVIPVEMVLKGVWMLFGYHDSIERSLVPEIMQYTPAGASIFQVIHFMQIFKAKRFQQYDFGTVENLQRYNCSVPPEYPLNRVTAPVHIYHSSFDHLNQPGDVEELIRRLPNVVQKYQVRGWNHLDFFYSSEAHVLYKVILSTIKKS; encoded by the exons ATGGTTTGTACTAG CTCGGTGGACTTTACCATTCAGGGCCCCAACCGGTCGTTGGCATTTTCGCCCG CTCGCGGGTTTGACGTGTGGATGGGCAACAACCGCGGGACGACCTTCTCCAAGTGGCACCGCTCGTTGAGCGCGGACTCGAAGCGTTTCTGGAGGTTCAGCTTTCACGAGCTGGGGCTGTACGATTTGGCGGCCATGGTGGACTACGTGCTCGGTGTGACTGGGAGTGATCGGTTGCAGTTTGTTGGGCTGTCGCAGGCTGCGGCAACCTTCTTGGCGTTAACCAGTCTGAGGCCGGAGTACAACGAGAGGTTTGCTGGTGTCCACTTGGTGGCTCCGGTGGCGTTCTTACATCATACAACGAGTTCCTTACGCGTACTTACATCGTACTTGGATTTGGTTAGTGAAATTAGTCATGATTTGAGAGGGTACGAACTGCTTGGGAGGGGATTCGACGGTTCCCCCATGGATGCAGTAGCGATTGCTGTGAAGTCCGGAGTAATACCAGTGGAGATGGTCCTCAAGGGTGTTTGGATGCTATTTGGCTACCACGACTCAATCGAACGATCGCTAGTTCCCGAGATTATGCAATACACTCCGGCAGGAGCCTCCATCTTCCAGGTGATCCACTTTATGCAGATCTTCAAGGCCAAAAGATTTCAGCAGTACGACTTTGGCACGGTTGAGAACCTCCAGCGGTACAACTGCAGCGTTCCTCCGGAATACCCGCTAAACAGGGTAACAGCTCCGGTTCACATCTACCATAGTTCGTTCGACCATCTGAATCAACCTGGGGATGTTGAGGAGCTCATACGACGACTACCGAATGTGGTGCAGAAGTATCAAGTTCGAGGATGGAATCATTTGGACTTCTTCTACAGTTCTGAAGCTCACGTGCTGTACAAAGTGATTCTTTCGACGATAAAGAAGAGTTGA